A window of Halobellus sp. LT62 contains these coding sequences:
- the lysS gene encoding lysine--tRNA ligase, which translates to MSGEATAGDDRGVDGSDGDDRDGSDGPRHAFWADEVADEIEAREPEDPIVIKGGVSPSGVAHLGNFNEIMRGYFVAAVLRERGHEVRQVFTSDDRDPLRKLPRKLADVDGTIVGLGDVDAGALGRNLGKPYTDIPDPFGESESYAAHFAALLKADADRLGIEVEMLSNTEMYEEGTFDDVVKHVLEHVDSAREVLSKYQSKVDADYVPFNPVCENCGKITETVTSVDVDAGTVEYVCTDMTVGDNTIEGCGHEGTASFRDGKLPWRFEWPAQWQVLGVDFEPFGKDHAEGSWPSGEDIARNVLEIEPPVPMVYEWFTLNGEALSSSAGNIVTVAEMLDLLEPEVLKYFFALNPRKARDLDVSRLDQLVDDFDRFERAYFGDVDDEALTAFAERAYPFVVDEVREERVRLPYTFAAVLGMTDDRDLRIEMARNEGYFDDNTPEWAIEEALERVDRARAWAVREDNAYNYRLQEELPDVDFDADVAAALDDLAAYVEAGRDGEEIQGEMYETARAHGVEIGDFFDAGYLLFFDQPQGPRLGEFLGELDTAFVVARLRRES; encoded by the coding sequence ATGTCCGGGGAAGCAACCGCTGGTGACGACCGCGGCGTCGATGGCAGCGACGGCGACGACCGCGACGGCAGCGACGGGCCTCGACACGCGTTCTGGGCCGACGAGGTCGCAGACGAGATCGAAGCCAGAGAGCCCGAGGATCCGATCGTTATCAAAGGCGGCGTCTCTCCCTCCGGAGTCGCACACTTGGGCAACTTCAACGAGATTATGCGCGGGTACTTCGTCGCCGCGGTGCTGCGCGAACGCGGTCACGAGGTCCGGCAGGTGTTCACCAGCGACGACCGCGACCCGCTGCGGAAGCTCCCTCGAAAGCTCGCGGACGTCGACGGCACCATCGTCGGCCTCGGCGACGTCGACGCGGGCGCGCTCGGTCGAAACTTAGGCAAGCCATACACCGACATCCCCGACCCCTTCGGCGAGTCGGAGTCGTACGCGGCGCACTTCGCCGCGCTGCTGAAGGCCGACGCGGATCGGCTCGGAATCGAGGTAGAAATGCTCTCGAACACCGAAATGTACGAGGAGGGGACATTCGACGATGTCGTCAAACACGTCCTCGAACATGTCGACAGCGCGCGAGAGGTACTCTCGAAGTACCAATCGAAGGTCGACGCCGACTACGTGCCGTTCAACCCGGTCTGTGAGAACTGTGGGAAAATCACCGAGACGGTCACATCGGTCGACGTCGACGCCGGGACCGTCGAGTACGTCTGTACGGATATGACCGTCGGCGACAACACCATCGAGGGGTGCGGCCACGAGGGGACGGCGTCGTTCCGCGACGGGAAGCTCCCGTGGCGCTTCGAGTGGCCCGCCCAGTGGCAGGTCCTCGGTGTCGACTTCGAGCCGTTCGGAAAGGACCACGCCGAGGGGTCGTGGCCCTCCGGCGAGGACATCGCGCGCAACGTCCTCGAGATCGAGCCGCCGGTCCCGATGGTCTACGAGTGGTTCACGCTCAACGGCGAGGCGCTGTCTTCGTCGGCCGGGAACATCGTCACCGTCGCGGAGATGCTCGATCTGCTGGAGCCGGAGGTCCTGAAGTACTTCTTCGCTCTCAACCCGCGGAAGGCGCGCGATCTCGACGTCTCCCGGCTGGATCAACTCGTCGACGACTTCGACCGTTTCGAGCGGGCGTACTTCGGCGACGTCGACGACGAGGCGCTCACCGCGTTCGCAGAGCGGGCGTATCCCTTCGTCGTCGACGAAGTCCGCGAGGAACGCGTCCGCCTACCGTACACCTTCGCGGCCGTTCTCGGGATGACAGACGACCGCGACCTGCGGATCGAGATGGCCCGAAACGAGGGGTACTTCGACGACAATACCCCAGAATGGGCGATCGAGGAGGCGCTCGAACGGGTCGATCGGGCGCGCGCGTGGGCCGTGCGCGAGGACAACGCCTACAACTACCGGCTCCAAGAGGAACTTCCCGACGTCGACTTCGACGCCGACGTCGCCGCCGCGCTCGACGATCTCGCGGCGTACGTCGAAGCGGGTCGCGACGGCGAGGAGATTCAGGGGGAGATGTACGAGACGGCCAGAGCTCACGGGGTCGAGATCGGCGACTTCTTCGACGCCGGTTATCTGCTCTTCTTCGACCAGCCGCAGGGCCCGAGACTGGGAGAGTTCCTCGGCGAACTCGACACGGCGTTCGTCGTCGCCAGATTGCGCCGCGAGTCGTAG
- a CDS encoding DNA-binding protein: MSGNPDDDRLEELREKKMQQLRDQAEGQSGGGSNEAAQEAAREQAEAQQDAMLKQYLTDGARQRLNAVEMSKPDFAESVKKQVLALAQSGRIQDRIDEEQMKDLLRELQPESKSFDIRRR; the protein is encoded by the coding sequence ATGAGTGGAAACCCCGACGACGACCGACTGGAGGAACTGCGCGAAAAGAAGATGCAGCAGCTCCGCGACCAAGCCGAGGGGCAGAGCGGAGGCGGTTCCAACGAGGCCGCCCAAGAGGCCGCCCGCGAGCAGGCGGAGGCCCAGCAGGATGCGATGCTGAAACAGTACCTGACCGACGGCGCGCGACAGCGGCTCAACGCCGTCGAGATGTCGAAGCCCGACTTCGCGGAGTCGGTGAAAAAGCAGGTGCTCGCGCTCGCACAGAGCGGCCGCATCCAGGACCGAATCGACGAAGAACAGATGAAGGATCTGCTCCGCGAGCTCCAGCCCGAATCGAAGAGCTTCGACATCCGCCGTCGATAG
- a CDS encoding DUF7123 family protein, translating to MSATATPSTEPVSDDPSKEERLKSYLLAKAQDGEMYFKSKFIADEVGLSPKEIGALMVKLRDSASELTVEKWSYTSATTWRIEPTQDSA from the coding sequence ATGAGCGCAACCGCGACACCCTCCACCGAACCAGTCAGCGACGATCCGTCCAAAGAGGAGCGACTGAAGTCGTACCTGCTCGCGAAGGCACAGGACGGCGAGATGTACTTCAAATCGAAGTTCATCGCCGACGAGGTCGGCCTCTCGCCGAAGGAGATCGGCGCGCTGATGGTGAAACTGCGCGATTCCGCCTCGGAGCTGACCGTCGAGAAGTGGTCGTACACGAGCGCGACCACGTGGCGGATCGAACCGACACAGGATTCGGCCTGA
- the pyrH gene encoding UMP kinase encodes MRVVVSIGGSVLAPDLDAQRVEGHAAVVETLVDEGCEIGAVVGGGGVARDYIGTARELGANEVQLDQIGIDVTRINARLLIASLGANVDPKVARDYEDAGDAIRRGDISVMGGVMPGQTTDAVAAALAEYVDADLLVYATSVDGVYSADPSTDADAEKYRTLTGRELVDVIAPMSRDAGASAPVDLLAAKLIERSEMRTIVLDGTDPGRIESAVLRGEHDGTDIVPNGVEGEPTYWAQG; translated from the coding sequence ATGAGAGTCGTCGTTTCTATCGGGGGGAGCGTTCTCGCCCCCGACCTCGACGCCCAACGGGTCGAGGGACACGCAGCGGTGGTCGAGACGCTCGTAGACGAGGGCTGTGAGATCGGTGCGGTCGTCGGCGGCGGCGGCGTCGCCCGCGATTACATCGGGACGGCCCGCGAGTTGGGCGCAAACGAGGTCCAGTTGGACCAGATCGGCATCGACGTGACCCGCATCAACGCCCGACTGCTCATCGCTTCGCTCGGGGCGAACGTCGATCCGAAGGTCGCGCGCGACTACGAGGACGCCGGGGACGCGATCCGCCGCGGCGACATCTCCGTGATGGGCGGCGTGATGCCCGGTCAGACCACCGACGCGGTCGCCGCCGCGCTCGCCGAGTACGTCGACGCGGACCTCCTCGTCTACGCGACGAGCGTCGACGGCGTCTACAGCGCCGATCCGAGTACCGACGCTGACGCGGAGAAGTACCGGACGCTTACCGGGCGCGAACTCGTCGACGTGATCGCGCCGATGAGCCGCGACGCGGGCGCGTCCGCGCCGGTCGACCTGCTGGCCGCGAAGTTGATCGAGCGCTCGGAGATGCGGACGATCGTGCTCGACGGCACCGATCCCGGGCGGATCGAGAGCGCCGTGCTCCGCGGCGAGCACGACGGGACCGACATCGTGCCGAACGGCGTCGAGGGCGAACCCACCTACTGGGCGCAGGGGTGA
- a CDS encoding molybdopterin synthase: MQLLGIVGPEARSLCEHLAAHLDGRVAIVEHRIEGSPSAPDGDVDTVYELASDGTWTAAGADRTLDGILDDLAATYDHALLAGFTDADVPTVALGDADVEDPTIEADTADAVDVGEAIDALAVAEPRVTLETLVERVKASPRASHAGAIATFTGRVRTKDGDDDAETLSLTFEKYEGVAEERLRSIESELMERDGVEEVAMFHRTGTIESGEDIVFVVVLAGHREEAFETVSDGINRLKDEVPIFKHETTVEEDFWVHDKQ, translated from the coding sequence ATGCAACTACTCGGTATCGTCGGGCCGGAGGCGCGATCGCTCTGCGAGCACCTCGCCGCGCACCTCGACGGCCGCGTTGCCATCGTCGAGCACCGGATAGAGGGCTCACCGAGTGCACCCGACGGCGACGTCGACACAGTCTACGAACTCGCTTCCGACGGCACGTGGACGGCCGCGGGCGCGGACCGAACGCTCGACGGCATCCTCGACGACCTCGCGGCGACGTACGACCACGCCCTCCTCGCCGGATTCACCGACGCCGACGTCCCGACGGTCGCGCTCGGCGATGCCGATGTCGAGGATCCGACGATCGAAGCCGACACCGCGGACGCCGTCGACGTCGGCGAGGCGATCGACGCGCTCGCGGTGGCCGAACCGCGCGTCACGCTCGAAACGCTCGTCGAACGGGTGAAGGCGTCGCCCCGAGCCTCGCACGCGGGCGCTATCGCGACTTTCACGGGTCGCGTTCGGACCAAAGACGGCGACGACGACGCCGAGACGCTCAGCCTGACCTTCGAGAAGTACGAGGGCGTCGCCGAGGAGCGGCTTCGCTCGATCGAATCGGAGCTTATGGAGCGCGACGGCGTCGAGGAAGTCGCGATGTTCCACCGGACGGGAACGATCGAATCTGGCGAGGACATCGTTTTCGTCGTCGTGCTCGCGGGCCACCGCGAGGAGGCGTTCGAGACGGTCTCCGACGGCATCAACCGGCTGAAGGACGAGGTCCCGATCTTCAAACACGAGACGACCGTCGAGGAGGACTTCTGGGTCCACGACAAGCAGTGA
- a CDS encoding 30S ribosomal protein S19e, with product MVSVYDVPADALIEDVADRLADRIEEPDWIEFAKTGETRELPPEQDDFWYVRSASLLRKVAKEGPIGVDRLSTEYGGRKRGTNRYRVSGNSSAPGSKKIIREALQQLEEEGLVETAKGQGRRITSEGQSFLDNAAADVLEELDRPELERYA from the coding sequence ATGGTAAGTGTCTACGACGTTCCGGCCGACGCCCTCATCGAGGACGTCGCCGACCGCCTCGCGGATCGAATCGAGGAGCCCGACTGGATCGAGTTCGCCAAGACCGGCGAGACCCGCGAACTCCCGCCCGAGCAGGACGACTTCTGGTACGTCCGCTCGGCGTCGCTCCTCCGCAAGGTCGCGAAGGAAGGCCCGATCGGCGTCGACCGACTCTCGACGGAGTACGGCGGCCGCAAGCGCGGCACCAACCGGTACCGCGTCTCCGGTAACAGCTCCGCGCCGGGCAGCAAGAAGATCATCCGCGAGGCGCTCCAGCAGCTCGAAGAGGAGGGCCTCGTCGAGACGGCGAAGGGTCAGGGCCGCCGCATCACCAGCGAGGGCCAGAGCTTCCTCGACAACGCCGCCGCCGACGTGCTCGAGGAACTCGACCGGCCGGAACTCGAACGCTACGCGTAG
- a CDS encoding DUF7411 family protein: protein MDLALLYSGGKDSTLAALFLDSFYDVRLVTGHFGVTDDWKHAEAAADRLGYPFEVVDLDRSVAEAAVERMRDDGYPRNGIQRVHEHALERVAELDVDAVADGTRRDDRVPTISRAQAQSLEDRHGVDYLSPLAGLGRNAVDRLVEERLTVETGPSAQIPKGDYEAELRALLAETEGQDAIGSVFPDHEQSYVRGLRDSA from the coding sequence GTGGATCTCGCACTCCTCTACAGCGGCGGGAAAGACTCGACGCTCGCCGCGCTGTTTCTCGACTCGTTTTACGACGTCCGGCTCGTCACCGGCCACTTCGGGGTTACGGACGACTGGAAACACGCCGAAGCGGCGGCAGATCGCTTGGGCTACCCCTTCGAGGTCGTCGACCTCGACCGCTCGGTCGCCGAGGCGGCCGTCGAGCGGATGCGCGACGACGGCTACCCGCGAAACGGCATCCAGCGCGTCCACGAACACGCGCTCGAACGGGTCGCGGAACTCGACGTCGACGCCGTCGCCGACGGGACTCGCCGCGACGATCGGGTACCGACGATCTCGCGAGCGCAGGCGCAGAGCCTCGAAGACAGACACGGCGTCGACTACCTCTCGCCGCTGGCCGGGCTGGGTCGGAACGCGGTGGATCGGCTGGTCGAGGAGCGGCTGACGGTCGAAACGGGGCCCTCCGCACAGATCCCGAAGGGCGACTACGAGGCGGAGTTGCGGGCCCTCCTCGCGGAGACCGAGGGTCAAGACGCGATCGGATCGGTGTTCCCCGACCACGAGCAATCGTACGTGCGGGGACTGCGTGACAGCGCTTAG
- a CDS encoding site-2 protease family protein, with protein sequence METPESVGEPPIESLQTVFHLHEAQRDGDRVLFFGESLVPERMLIEEVWTPFREAGYEIQVASTRGGDEDVVIARPISHGVDGIPWKNVALFAATVLSTLLVGSLTWYYTPFSELLADPILLFQAWPFTAAILGVLATHELGHYAMGRYHGVDVSLPYVIPFIFPFGTLGAVIRMRGQMPDRKALFDIGVAGPLAGLAATVAVTAIGLSLPPITVPEWAIQNSGQVIVFNNPPLLDLIAGVLGRPTEYADPSTAVNPVVIGGWVGMFFTVLNLLPVGQLDGGHVLRAMLGESQERVAAIVPAVLFGLAAYLYYGLGYSLNESVGLWGFWGLLSALVAFKGPAHPVDDSPIGTARLAVGIATFALGALCFLLVPVEVMSV encoded by the coding sequence ATGGAAACCCCGGAATCGGTGGGCGAACCACCGATCGAGTCCCTGCAAACGGTCTTTCACCTCCACGAGGCCCAACGCGACGGCGACCGCGTGCTGTTCTTCGGCGAGTCGCTGGTACCCGAGCGGATGCTGATCGAGGAGGTGTGGACGCCGTTCCGCGAGGCGGGGTACGAAATTCAGGTCGCCTCGACGCGCGGCGGAGACGAGGACGTCGTCATCGCCCGTCCGATCAGTCACGGCGTCGACGGGATCCCGTGGAAGAACGTCGCGCTCTTCGCGGCGACGGTCCTCTCGACACTGCTCGTCGGCTCGCTGACGTGGTATTACACCCCGTTTTCGGAACTCCTCGCCGACCCGATACTGCTCTTCCAGGCGTGGCCGTTCACGGCGGCCATTCTCGGCGTGCTCGCGACGCACGAACTCGGCCACTACGCGATGGGTCGATACCACGGCGTCGACGTCTCCCTGCCGTACGTGATCCCGTTTATCTTCCCGTTCGGGACGCTCGGCGCTGTCATCCGGATGCGCGGGCAGATGCCCGACCGGAAGGCGCTCTTCGACATCGGCGTCGCGGGGCCGCTCGCCGGACTCGCGGCGACGGTCGCCGTCACCGCGATCGGCCTCTCGCTGCCGCCGATCACGGTCCCCGAATGGGCGATACAGAACTCCGGACAGGTGATCGTGTTCAACAACCCGCCGCTCTTGGACCTCATCGCGGGCGTCCTCGGTCGACCGACCGAGTACGCCGATCCGTCGACGGCGGTCAACCCGGTCGTTATCGGCGGCTGGGTCGGGATGTTCTTCACCGTGCTGAACCTCCTGCCGGTCGGTCAGTTGGACGGCGGCCACGTCCTCCGGGCGATGCTGGGCGAGTCCCAAGAGCGCGTCGCGGCGATCGTTCCGGCGGTGCTGTTCGGCCTCGCGGCGTACCTCTACTACGGCCTCGGCTACTCGCTGAACGAGTCGGTCGGTCTGTGGGGTTTCTGGGGGTTGCTCTCGGCTCTCGTCGCGTTCAAGGGACCGGCGCACCCCGTCGACGACTCACCGATCGGAACCGCGCGACTCGCCGTCGGGATCGCGACGTTCGCGCTCGGCGCGCTCTGTTTCCTGCTCGTCCCCGTCGAAGTGATGTCGGTCTGA
- the thiL gene encoding thiamine-phosphate kinase, producing the protein MDERSALRRLAAALPTAGDDAAVVDGLVVTIDMLHESADFPPGTTRYTAGWRAVGASLSDVAAMGASATAAVAAYAAPTLEESELDAFVDGAVDVCESVDAEYVGGDLDTTAEFTVSTTALGETDAPVRRSGANPGDVICVTGALGRTAAGLRAFEAGDAERGNDLFRFSPRVAAGVALAPHATAMMDSSDGLARSLHQLAEASGVGFDVSWEAVPVHDAVIDYAADDADTRRMATTVGEDFELVCTLPADAVDDVRSEVSVPLTVVGDVVDEGVKMDGEPLADEGYTHE; encoded by the coding sequence ATGGACGAACGATCGGCGCTCCGTCGCCTCGCGGCGGCGCTTCCGACCGCCGGCGACGACGCCGCCGTCGTGGACGGCCTCGTCGTGACGATCGATATGCTCCACGAGTCGGCGGACTTCCCGCCGGGGACGACACGCTACACGGCCGGCTGGCGGGCCGTCGGCGCGTCGCTGTCGGACGTCGCCGCGATGGGTGCGTCAGCGACGGCCGCGGTCGCCGCGTACGCCGCGCCGACGCTCGAGGAGTCCGAACTCGACGCGTTCGTCGACGGCGCAGTCGACGTCTGTGAGTCCGTCGACGCCGAGTACGTCGGCGGCGACCTCGACACCACGGCGGAGTTCACGGTCTCGACGACGGCACTCGGCGAAACTGACGCCCCGGTCCGCCGCTCGGGGGCGAACCCGGGTGACGTGATCTGCGTGACCGGCGCGCTCGGCCGGACTGCCGCGGGTCTGCGGGCGTTCGAGGCCGGCGACGCCGAGCGCGGGAACGACCTCTTTCGGTTTTCGCCGCGCGTCGCCGCGGGCGTCGCGCTCGCGCCGCACGCGACCGCGATGATGGATTCCTCCGACGGCCTCGCGCGGTCGCTCCACCAGCTCGCGGAGGCCTCCGGTGTCGGCTTCGACGTCTCGTGGGAGGCGGTTCCGGTCCACGACGCCGTCATCGATTACGCCGCGGACGACGCCGATACGCGACGGATGGCGACGACGGTCGGCGAGGATTTCGAGCTCGTGTGCACGCTTCCGGCCGACGCCGTCGACGACGTCCGGAGCGAGGTGTCGGTGCCGCTCACGGTCGTCGGCGACGTCGTCGACGAGGGCGTCAAAATGGACGGTGAGCCGCTCGCCGACGAGGGGTATACGCACGAATAG
- a CDS encoding lysylphosphatidylglycerol synthase transmembrane domain-containing protein has product MIRENLPATILGFLAAVGVFALLFSFAGVDELVSTLARADPVYLGLIAAVTLAWLAAWSVSLNTVLHVLDVDVSYLSSFLVFSGATFSNNITPFGQAGGEPVTAYLISRVADAEYERSLAAIASVDTLNFVPSITIALVGAGYFASEVALGTNENLLGAIGAVAALAVVVPTLIYVGWKRRYRLESRVIAALTPVIRSVADRVPRVPVPTPEGIEHRINGFFRAIERIASNPRGLAVALAASTAGWLFQMVGLWLAFAAIGVDVRLSIALVVVPIAAIAGVTPLPGGAGGIETVLVLLLLAAPLPQVTESTAVAAVVIFRGAVYWIPTAIGGFVVAWIGSGVGIRRSGP; this is encoded by the coding sequence ATGATCCGCGAGAACCTCCCGGCGACGATTCTCGGGTTTCTCGCGGCCGTCGGCGTCTTCGCCCTGTTGTTCTCCTTCGCGGGCGTCGACGAACTCGTCTCGACGCTCGCCCGCGCCGACCCGGTCTACCTCGGCCTTATCGCCGCCGTCACGCTCGCGTGGCTCGCGGCGTGGAGCGTCTCGCTGAACACCGTACTCCACGTGCTCGACGTCGACGTGTCGTATCTGTCGTCGTTTCTGGTGTTCTCCGGGGCGACGTTCTCGAACAACATCACGCCGTTCGGACAGGCGGGCGGCGAGCCGGTGACGGCGTACCTCATCTCCCGCGTCGCCGACGCCGAGTACGAGCGCAGCCTCGCCGCCATCGCGAGCGTCGACACACTGAACTTCGTGCCCTCGATCACGATCGCGCTCGTCGGGGCGGGCTACTTCGCCTCGGAGGTCGCGCTCGGCACGAACGAGAACCTCCTCGGGGCGATCGGTGCCGTCGCCGCGCTCGCGGTGGTCGTTCCGACGCTCATCTATGTCGGCTGGAAGCGCCGATACCGGCTGGAATCACGCGTTATCGCCGCGTTGACGCCGGTCATCCGATCGGTGGCCGACCGGGTTCCGCGGGTCCCGGTGCCGACGCCCGAGGGAATCGAGCACCGGATCAACGGCTTCTTCCGCGCGATCGAACGGATCGCCTCGAACCCCCGGGGACTCGCGGTCGCGCTCGCGGCGTCGACCGCCGGATGGCTGTTTCAGATGGTCGGCCTCTGGCTGGCCTTCGCCGCGATCGGCGTCGACGTGCGACTCTCGATCGCGCTCGTCGTCGTTCCGATCGCGGCGATCGCGGGCGTGACGCCGCTACCCGGCGGTGCGGGCGGCATCGAAACCGTACTCGTGTTGTTGCTTCTGGCCGCGCCGCTCCCGCAGGTGACGGAATCGACCGCCGTCGCCGCCGTCGTTATCTTCCGCGGAGCGGTCTACTGGATCCCGACAGCCATCGGCGGATTCGTCGTCGCGTGGATCGGGAGCGGCGTCGGAATCAGGCGAAGCGGCCCGTGA